In a single window of the Aquarana catesbeiana isolate 2022-GZ linkage group LG13, ASM4218655v1, whole genome shotgun sequence genome:
- the LOC141116624 gene encoding olfactory receptor 5V1-like — translation MEEVNQTSTGNFILLRLANIPSLQAIYVLVFSVMYIITLSGNFLLIIVVRINPKLQTPMYFFLSNLSIIDIGFSSTIVPLIIINTLIKDRSISLLECAVQMFFHLGLGGTECIILAVMAYDRFAAICRPLHYSTIMNKMLCVRLAAVSWSICFLNSVIHVSLTFQLPYCKSHHVNHFFCEVPPFLRMSCRDTLLNEIGMYISAGILGMSSFCLTVISYVQIISTILKIRSSQGRRKAFSTCGSHLTVVVLYYGTLLFIYLRPRSIYSPAIDKTLSIVYTVVTPMLNPMVYSIRNKDVKNTVKRTHIRIEKNI, via the coding sequence ATGGAAGAAGTCAACCAAACCTCTACAGGAAACTTCATCCTCCTTCGCCTAGCTAACATCCCATCTCTCCAGGCAATCTATGTCCTTGTGTTTTCGGTGATGTACATAATCACTTTGTCAGGAAACTTTCTACTGATCATTGTGGTGAGGATCAACCCAAAGCTACAGACCCCCATGTACTTTTTCCTAAGCAACCTCTCCATTATTGACATTGGTTTCTCGTCCACTATTGTTCCCCTAATTATCATAAACACTCTGATTAAGGACAGGAGCATATCCTTGTTGGAATGTGCAGTGCAAATGTTCTTTCATTTGGGTTTAGGAGGAACAGAGTGTATAATTCTAGCTGTCATGGCGTATGACAGGTTTGCTGCCATCTGTAGACCATTGCACTACAGCACCATAATGAATAAGATGTTGTGTGTTAGATTAGCAGCAGTGTCATGGAGTATTTGCTTTCTGAACTCTGTCATTCATGTTTCTCTCACCTTCCAACTCCCCTACTGCAAATCCCACCATGTCAACCACTTCTTCTGTGAGGTACCACCTTTCCTTCGAATGTCCTGCAGAGACACTTTACTTAATGAGATAGGCATGTACATCTCCGCAGGAATCCTTGGCATGTCTTCGTTCTGCCTGACTGTTATCTCATATGTCCAAATAATTTCCACCATCTTGAAGATCCGTTCCTCACAAGGAAGACGTAAAGCTTTCTCCACATGTGGTTCCCACCTAACTGTGGTGGTTCTCTACTATGGGACCCTTCTTTTTATATATCTGAGACCCCGTTCTATATACTCTCCTGCAATAGACAAAACTCTGTCCATTGTATATACGGTAGTAACACCAATGCTGAACCCCATGGTCTACAGTATAAGGAATAAGGATGTGAAAAACACAGTTAAAAGAACACACAtaagaattgaaaaaaatatataa